A window of Juglans regia cultivar Chandler chromosome 7, Walnut 2.0, whole genome shotgun sequence contains these coding sequences:
- the LOC108979753 gene encoding uncharacterized protein LOC108979753: MRKTQLHPHIQKLQPSHSHSKPPSPRLWEPNHLILRAHRRNNFGCPAFLASTPPRSLFILRVGYAITGKGRDRSRGVSYGRGRSQSNDEVRNRVPIAAIDLRDDAFSSSDDSTKPPDVVPSTEPNDMPAVDSPLSTNLSVPFSQKHGQGAAKSTKFEKVEKHEKIPLRIKDETVLSCENATLFTTRVTWLVKHLVDLSHATWHNVPTIEKEELITRVKADFILDWTKKNQCDMVTKTLCKRFNHIRYDLHRTYKQCESNEEALVNVPLLVTPTTRVKLCARCSSEDFKRMYEQNKNNMEKQQNNHTARRRSFVRLMEMRSENEEDLVDFFKEVRWSKKNEKFVTPMMEEKYNEMTAIMMAELEPEKKTKEAATTIFKEVLGHGPGYVWGLVEMVISSHLDNQLIPE; the protein is encoded by the exons GAATAATTTTGGTTGTCCAGCTTTTTTGGCAAGCACACCGCCTAGAAGTTTGTTTATATTGCGTGTTGGATATGCCATAACTGGAAAAGGTAGAGATCGATCACGTGGCGTGAGCTATGGTCGAGGGAGATCTCAGAGCAATGATGAAGTTCGAAATAGAGTACCCATTGCTGCCATAGATCTTAGAGATGATGCATTCTCAAGCTCAGATGACTCAACCAAGCCACCTGATGTCGTCCCGAGCACAGAACCAAATGACATGCCAGCAGTTGATTCGCCACTAAGCACAAATCTGTCTG TACCATTTAGCCAGAAGCATGGGCAAGGAGCAGCAAAGAGCACAAAGTTCGAAAAGGTggaaaagcatgaaaaaataCCCCTGAGGATAAAGGATGAGACTGTACTTTCTTGTGAAAACGCTACCTTGTTTACTACAAGGGTTACCTGGTTGGTCAAGCACCTTGTGGACTTGAGTCATGCTACCTGGCATAACGTACCAACTATTGAGAAGGAAGAATTGATTACACGAGTTAAG GCTGACTTCATCCTCGACTGGACCAAGAAGAACCAATGTGATATGGTTACAAAGACACTATGCAAACGATTTAATCATATTCGCTATGATTTACATAGAACCTACAAGCAATGCGAGAGCAATGAAGAAGCACTTGTGAATGTGCCACTGTTGGTGACACCAACCACTCGGGTAAAGTTATGTGCTCGATGTTCAAGTGAGGACTTTAAG CGGATgtatgaacaaaataaaaataatatggagaaGCAACAAAACAATCACACGGCTAGACGAAGGTCATTTGTGCGGCTAATGGAGATGAGG tCAGAGAATGAGGAAGATTTGGTTGATTTCTTTAAAGAAGTCAGGTGGTcaaagaagaatgaaaaatttGTGACTCCCATGATGGAAGAGAAATAT AATGAGATGACAGCAATAATGATGGCAGAGCTGGAGCCTGAGAAGAAGACTAAGGAGGCTGCAACAACAATATTTAAAGAAGTTTTGGGCCACGGGCCAGGGTATGTATGGGGTCTTGTCGAGATGGTTATTTCGAGTCATCTAGACAATCAACTAATACCCGAATAG